A stretch of the Opisthocomus hoazin isolate bOpiHoa1 chromosome 2, bOpiHoa1.hap1, whole genome shotgun sequence genome encodes the following:
- the OST4 gene encoding dolichyl-diphosphooligosaccharide--protein glycosyltransferase subunit 4, which produces MITDVQLAIFANMLGVSLFLLVVLYHYVAVNNPKKQE; this is translated from the coding sequence aTGATCACGGACGTGCAGCTCGCCATCTTCGCCAACATGCTGGGCGTCTCGCTCTTCCTCCTCGTCGTCCTCTACCACTACGTGGCCGTCAACAACCCCAAGAAGCAGGAGTGA